One Natrinema halophilum genomic window carries:
- a CDS encoding RNA-guided endonuclease InsQ/TnpB family protein — translation MDVRRTVPVALDVDSDDAVLLEDTVNTFLWSAQYVVDHAFKGEYVTTSKTTLDDETYDEVREKTDGFNGGLVQAARNKAAEACKSVVARWKNGKKASKPTFTSPHVVYDKRTATFHDEYVSLATTDGRIEADYVLPDEDSDTPHSEYLFSDEYETTGAELHYRDGSWVLHIHCKKEGESDTSEKATPENGTVLGVDLGVNNLAVASTGTFWTGDEFDHWRQEYEKRRGSLQQCGTHWAHENIQAVGRKEEGRFKLMLHRISNELVAEARENECTVIAFEDLTDIRERTGASWGHKWAFDRLYEYVEYKAAEHGIKVEQVDPENTSRRCSHCGFTHPDNRDGEGFECLKCEYENHADYNAAKNIGLRYLRRRQNAGDGGVPLGVRLNSGMMNVNGGYSPAATEARTGVHAESHDFSRG, via the coding sequence ATGGACGTACGGCGTACCGTCCCCGTTGCACTTGACGTGGACAGTGATGACGCCGTACTCCTCGAAGACACCGTTAATACGTTCCTCTGGTCGGCTCAATACGTCGTAGACCACGCCTTCAAAGGCGAGTACGTCACCACCAGCAAGACGACGCTGGACGACGAAACCTACGACGAGGTGCGCGAGAAAACGGACGGGTTCAACGGCGGCCTCGTCCAAGCAGCGAGGAACAAAGCAGCGGAAGCCTGCAAAAGTGTCGTGGCACGCTGGAAGAACGGGAAGAAAGCCAGCAAACCAACGTTCACCAGTCCGCACGTCGTCTACGACAAGCGCACCGCGACGTTCCACGACGAGTACGTGAGCCTCGCCACCACAGACGGTCGAATCGAAGCTGACTACGTGCTACCCGACGAGGACAGTGACACACCGCACTCCGAATACCTGTTTTCAGACGAGTACGAAACCACGGGTGCGGAATTGCACTACCGCGACGGCAGCTGGGTACTTCACATCCATTGCAAGAAGGAAGGAGAGTCTGACACGTCGGAGAAGGCAACACCTGAGAACGGAACGGTTCTCGGGGTTGACCTCGGCGTGAACAACCTCGCTGTCGCTTCGACGGGCACATTCTGGACGGGCGACGAGTTCGACCACTGGCGACAAGAGTACGAGAAACGACGTGGCTCGCTCCAACAGTGCGGGACGCACTGGGCACACGAGAACATACAGGCCGTTGGACGGAAAGAGGAAGGGCGGTTCAAGCTGATGCTCCACCGCATCAGCAACGAACTCGTCGCTGAAGCTCGTGAGAACGAGTGTACGGTCATCGCCTTCGAGGACTTGACTGACATCCGTGAACGGACTGGTGCGTCGTGGGGGCACAAATGGGCGTTCGACCGTCTCTACGAGTACGTCGAGTACAAGGCAGCGGAACACGGCATCAAGGTTGAGCAGGTTGACCCCGAGAACACGTCACGGCGATGCTCGCACTGCGGATTCACCCATCCCGATAACCGTGATGGTGAGGGCTTCGAGTGTCTGAAGTGTGAGTACGAGAATCACGCGGACTACAACGCTGCGAAGAACATCGGTTTACGGTATCTCCGTCGCAGGCAAAATGCAGGCGATGGAGGCGTACCCTTGGGCGTGCGCTTGAACAGTGGGATGATGAACGTGAACGGAGGCTATTCTCCTGCCGCAACGGAGGCCAGAACGGGAGTCCACGCTGAATCCCACGACTTCAGTCGTGGGTAG
- a CDS encoding response regulator, giving the protein MNNPIDILLVEPNPGDTRLFTESFGEANLTNSVHTVADGEAALDFVHQRGDYEDKPDPDLILLEPQLPGKSGIDVLSTLKNEPSLQEIPVVALTSSEIGEEIVKSHGIDADHYSRKPVEPNDFLEFVQEIEEFWLTIVQQESMNE; this is encoded by the coding sequence ATGAACAATCCGATCGATATTCTGCTGGTGGAGCCAAACCCGGGAGATACCCGTCTCTTTACGGAATCGTTCGGCGAGGCGAATCTCACAAACAGCGTCCACACCGTTGCCGATGGGGAGGCTGCACTCGATTTCGTTCATCAACGCGGAGACTACGAAGACAAACCCGATCCGGATCTCATCCTGCTCGAACCCCAGCTTCCCGGAAAAAGCGGGATCGATGTGCTCTCCACCCTGAAAAATGAGCCCTCCCTCCAAGAAATTCCGGTCGTGGCACTCACGAGTTCCGAAATCGGCGAAGAAATCGTCAAATCCCACGGCATCGACGCCGATCACTACAGTCGGAAGCCGGTCGAACCAAATGACTTCCTCGAGTTCGTCCAGGAAATAGAGGAGTTCTGGCTGACGATCGTTCAACAGGAATCGATGAACGAGTAA
- a CDS encoding DUF1254 domain-containing protein, producing the protein MSNETHHTTPELDSKPLQATRRTALRGAGLGGLLALGGGSATARTNPARSNASQDQNEPSENDETVPVTWENYPRANCHVVFQSIVDAGGFGQFYHRRNVSPIEDQVAIGEDRDVLASFGVFDLTEPVTITLPDSGDRYRSMNVQNEDQYVKMFATDPGEYTITQDLVGTGYAGVVIRTFVDPTDPDDLEQTRQLQDETDAEQSSAGTFDIPHWDQRSYEQLTDALVTVGLTFDDYSGAYGDVDEVDPVKHFIASTAGWTGVPNPSEAFILQRTPAQNDGTTPHTHLPSRTSPSTGSGRSASTTAISTSRRTSTMPIL; encoded by the coding sequence ATGAGCAACGAAACACACCACACGACGCCAGAATTGGACTCCAAACCGCTTCAAGCAACCCGCCGAACCGCACTTCGTGGGGCGGGTCTCGGGGGACTGCTCGCGCTGGGTGGTGGCAGCGCCACTGCCCGGACGAACCCCGCGAGGTCTAATGCCTCACAGGACCAGAACGAACCGTCAGAAAATGACGAGACAGTCCCAGTGACGTGGGAGAACTACCCGCGCGCCAACTGTCATGTCGTGTTCCAGTCGATCGTCGACGCGGGCGGGTTCGGACAGTTCTACCATCGCAGAAATGTCTCCCCCATCGAGGATCAGGTTGCTATCGGGGAGGACCGGGACGTGCTCGCCTCGTTCGGAGTCTTCGATCTAACCGAGCCGGTCACCATCACGCTCCCAGACAGCGGTGATCGATACCGGTCGATGAACGTCCAGAACGAGGACCAATACGTGAAGATGTTCGCCACCGACCCCGGCGAGTACACGATAACACAAGACCTCGTCGGCACAGGGTATGCTGGCGTCGTGATTCGCACGTTCGTCGACCCGACCGATCCAGACGATCTGGAACAAACCCGGCAACTCCAGGACGAGACTGACGCGGAGCAATCGTCGGCTGGCACGTTCGACATTCCTCACTGGGATCAGCGATCATACGAACAACTCACCGACGCGCTCGTAACGGTCGGACTCACATTTGACGACTACTCGGGCGCGTATGGCGACGTCGATGAGGTCGACCCCGTGAAGCACTTCATTGCCAGTACGGCAGGGTGGACCGGCGTTCCGAACCCATCAGAAGCGTTCATCCTTCAACGGACTCCCGCCCAGAATGACGGCACGACGCCACACACACACTTACCGTCGAGGACGTCCCCGTCGACGGGTTCTGGTCGATCAGCGTCTACAACAGCGATTTCTACTTCGAGGAGAACGAGTACGATGCCTATACTGTGA
- a CDS encoding cryptochrome/photolyase family protein gives MSNEPPHTTAEPDSEPMRATRRNALRGAGLVGMLAMGGASARQDSTARLHWHRRDLRVTDNPALAGDDRLLPVFVHDPAILTYGAPPVVAFLLDALDSLREQYRERGGELLLARGDPRAVLPDLVAACDADAVTWNRDYSGLAGERDRAVAAALADAGVSVDVERFGGTLLHEPETITTDDGSHHSIFSNFWQEWRTQEKAAPVAAPVSGDVVDPRDNLDEEWLREASGVAGPLPSLADLGFDEPEADVQPAGTDAAHDLLADFREDTIYRYGDDREYPARESTSRLSPHLKFGTVGVRTVWEATEDAAAAASDGEARESVEVFRRRLAWREFYAHILDARPDVVTENYREYPNEIQWRDDPEGLRAWKDGETGYPLVDAGMRQLRADAWIHNRVRMVTASFLTKDLLIDWREGYDWYRRKLADHDTAHAAGGWQWAASTGANAQPDFRVLDPTTQAEKYDPDGEYVREHVPELRDVPTDAIHEWPTLDDETRAAIAPDYPAPIVELGEYRDRAIAAFEAAPGDG, from the coding sequence ATGAGCAACGAGCCACCCCACACGACTGCGGAACCAGACTCCGAACCGATGCGAGCAACCCGTCGAAACGCACTTCGCGGGGCGGGTCTCGTCGGAATGCTCGCGATGGGCGGCGCCAGCGCCCGCCAAGATTCCACTGCGCGACTCCACTGGCACCGCCGCGACCTGCGTGTGACCGACAATCCGGCGCTGGCGGGCGACGACCGCCTCCTCCCGGTGTTCGTCCACGACCCCGCGATACTCACCTACGGCGCGCCGCCCGTGGTGGCGTTCCTGCTCGATGCGCTCGATTCGTTGCGCGAACAGTACCGCGAGCGCGGCGGCGAACTGCTCCTCGCCCGTGGCGACCCACGGGCGGTGCTACCCGATCTCGTCGCGGCCTGCGACGCCGATGCAGTCACCTGGAACCGCGACTACTCCGGCCTGGCGGGCGAACGCGACCGTGCGGTCGCGGCGGCGCTCGCCGACGCCGGCGTCAGCGTCGACGTCGAGCGGTTCGGCGGCACTCTCCTCCACGAACCAGAGACCATCACGACGGACGACGGGAGCCACCACTCCATCTTCTCGAATTTCTGGCAGGAGTGGCGCACCCAGGAGAAGGCCGCCCCCGTCGCCGCGCCGGTTAGCGGTGACGTTGTCGACCCCCGCGACAACCTCGACGAGGAGTGGCTCCGCGAAGCCTCCGGTGTCGCCGGCCCGCTCCCGTCACTCGCCGACCTGGGCTTCGACGAACCCGAAGCCGACGTGCAGCCAGCGGGCACCGACGCCGCCCACGACCTACTCGCCGACTTCCGCGAGGACACGATCTACCGCTACGGGGACGACCGCGAATACCCCGCCCGAGAGTCGACCTCGCGCCTCTCGCCGCACCTGAAGTTCGGGACAGTCGGCGTCCGGACGGTCTGGGAAGCCACTGAGGACGCGGCGGCCGCCGCCAGCGACGGGGAGGCTCGGGAGTCGGTCGAAGTGTTCCGACGACGGCTCGCCTGGCGGGAGTTCTACGCGCACATCCTCGACGCGCGTCCCGACGTAGTTACCGAGAACTACCGCGAGTACCCGAACGAAATCCAGTGGCGCGACGATCCTGAGGGGCTCCGGGCGTGGAAGGATGGCGAGACGGGATATCCGCTCGTCGACGCCGGGATGCGGCAGTTGCGCGCCGACGCGTGGATTCACAATCGCGTCCGGATGGTGACCGCCTCGTTCCTCACGAAGGACCTGCTGATCGACTGGCGCGAGGGCTACGACTGGTACCGTCGAAAGCTTGCGGACCACGACACCGCCCACGCCGCCGGCGGTTGGCAGTGGGCTGCCTCGACGGGAGCGAATGCCCAGCCGGATTTCCGCGTCCTCGACCCCACGACCCAGGCCGAGAAGTACGACCCGGACGGCGAGTACGTCAGGGAACACGTCCCCGAACTCCGGGATGTGCCGACCGACGCCATCCACGAGTGGCCCACGCTGGATGACGAGACACGCGCCGCCATTGCGCCCGACTACCCCGCTCCCATCGTCGAGCTCGGCGAGTACCGCGATCGCGCAATCGCGGCGTTCGAGGCCGCGCCCGGCGACGGCTGA
- a CDS encoding HalOD1 output domain-containing protein — protein MNSSDESEGIGLEGLTYRMSPSESSSEAVLHATAEATGSKVIGSTPEEENVLDPLYHAIDPEALDNLFHSITGDGHRSDGKITFTYCGCKVEVENRGVVKVQNRNIVEEEKNGDV, from the coding sequence ATGAACTCTAGTGATGAGAGCGAGGGGATCGGTCTAGAAGGACTTACCTACAGAATGTCTCCATCTGAATCGTCGAGCGAAGCGGTTCTCCACGCCACTGCCGAAGCAACGGGTTCCAAAGTGATCGGCTCAACTCCTGAGGAGGAGAACGTACTCGATCCGCTCTACCACGCAATTGACCCCGAGGCCCTGGACAATCTCTTCCATTCAATAACTGGTGACGGTCATCGTTCGGACGGGAAGATCACATTCACCTATTGCGGCTGCAAAGTGGAGGTGGAGAACCGCGGAGTTGTGAAGGTGCAAAACCGAAATATAGTTGAAGAAGAGAAGAACGGAGATGTTTGA
- a CDS encoding tRNA-dihydrouridine synthase, producing the protein MVPPLSFSPSLALASLSGEADAEWARAGAEHAGAAFLGGIALDADSRAAARELVERDRNEFLPDDPLAFIDRQLEALADVPIQPAFNVRSATAEPVAQAARVCRDHEAYLEINAHCRQDELCIVGCGETLLQDGPRLTDYVDQAASTGATVGVKVRAEVPGIDLPDLARSLELAGADFIHVDAMDTESVIADVVDATDLFVIANNGVRDEDTVHEYLEYGADAVSVGRPSDNPAVLARVGAAVDRKPGLETI; encoded by the coding sequence ATGGTTCCACCTCTGTCGTTTTCACCGTCGCTCGCGCTCGCAAGTCTCAGCGGCGAAGCGGACGCAGAGTGGGCCCGTGCGGGCGCAGAACATGCGGGTGCTGCGTTCCTCGGTGGAATCGCCCTCGACGCGGATTCACGGGCCGCCGCTCGCGAGCTCGTCGAACGCGACCGTAACGAGTTCCTTCCGGACGATCCCCTCGCGTTCATCGACCGCCAGCTCGAGGCACTGGCCGACGTCCCGATTCAGCCGGCATTCAACGTCCGGAGCGCGACCGCCGAACCGGTGGCCCAGGCCGCTCGCGTCTGCCGGGATCACGAGGCCTATCTCGAGATCAACGCTCACTGCCGTCAGGACGAACTCTGCATCGTCGGCTGCGGAGAGACGCTCTTACAGGACGGACCACGCCTTACCGACTACGTCGACCAGGCGGCAAGCACTGGCGCCACCGTCGGCGTAAAAGTTCGCGCGGAAGTTCCGGGCATCGACCTCCCGGACCTGGCCCGAAGTCTCGAACTCGCGGGTGCCGACTTCATTCACGTCGACGCGATGGATACCGAGTCAGTTATCGCGGACGTCGTCGACGCAACTGACCTCTTCGTTATCGCCAACAACGGCGTCCGCGACGAGGATACTGTTCACGAATACCTCGAGTACGGTGCCGATGCTGTCAGCGTCGGCCGGCCGAGCGACAACCCCGCCGTTCTCGCACGTGTCGGCGCGGCCGTCGATCGAAAACCGGGCCTCGAGACGATCTGA
- a CDS encoding triphosphoribosyl-dephospho-CoA synthase, producing MRSPEANAELALLLEVAGTPKPGNVDRHRDLPDLRFEHFLAGAVGARDGLELAANGAAVGTAFEQAVSGMASQKGGNTQFGALLLLVPLVRAARKEASQPVVEAVVRETTVGDAAAFYRAFEHVDVAVSDPPAGMAALDVRRGAAAIPALEERKLTLFDVMDRSVPGDDVAREWVRGFRRSFTAAERLAAADGSVLDRTAAVFLSLLAERPDTLVTTRHDEATAREVTDRAADLSEDDALESHRAAVETFADDLVDRGINPGTTADITAAGLFIALENEGLEL from the coding sequence ATGCGATCGCCGGAAGCGAACGCGGAACTGGCACTCCTCCTCGAGGTAGCGGGGACGCCCAAACCGGGAAACGTCGACCGGCATCGAGACCTGCCGGACTTGCGGTTTGAACACTTCCTCGCGGGTGCCGTGGGGGCACGCGACGGTCTCGAACTGGCAGCCAACGGAGCAGCGGTCGGCACAGCGTTCGAGCAGGCCGTCAGCGGCATGGCTTCCCAGAAGGGGGGAAACACGCAGTTCGGAGCGCTACTGTTGCTCGTCCCGCTCGTCAGAGCCGCCCGCAAAGAGGCGTCTCAACCCGTCGTAGAGGCCGTCGTCCGAGAAACCACCGTCGGCGACGCGGCGGCGTTCTATCGCGCATTCGAACACGTCGACGTCGCCGTCTCCGATCCGCCAGCAGGGATGGCCGCTCTGGACGTCCGACGAGGTGCAGCTGCGATTCCGGCTCTCGAAGAGCGGAAGCTGACGCTGTTCGACGTCATGGATCGAAGCGTCCCCGGCGACGACGTCGCTCGCGAATGGGTTCGAGGCTTCAGACGCTCGTTCACGGCGGCCGAGCGACTCGCCGCCGCCGACGGCTCCGTCCTGGATCGGACCGCGGCGGTCTTTCTGTCGCTCCTCGCTGAACGACCCGATACGCTCGTGACGACGCGCCACGACGAAGCGACCGCGCGGGAGGTAACGGATCGGGCCGCAGACCTGTCCGAAGACGATGCACTCGAGAGCCACCGAGCTGCCGTTGAGACGTTTGCGGACGATCTTGTCGACCGCGGTATCAACCCGGGAACGACGGCGGATATCACCGCGGCCGGGCTGTTCATCGCGCTCGAAAACGAGGGGCTCGAGCTATGA
- a CDS encoding DUF1214 domain-containing protein has protein sequence MSVYNSDFYFEENEYDAYTVSNATAEPNDDDSITIHFGGDPDQPNFLYTPEGWNYTVRLYQPRDPILDGSYQFPEAQPVE, from the coding sequence ATCAGCGTCTACAACAGCGATTTCTACTTCGAGGAGAACGAGTACGATGCCTATACTGTGAGTAACGCGACCGCAGAGCCAAACGACGACGACAGTATCACGATCCATTTCGGTGGTGACCCCGACCAGCCGAACTTCCTCTATACACCAGAGGGATGGAACTACACGGTTCGGCTCTACCAGCCGCGCGACCCCATTCTCGACGGGAGCTATCAGTTCCCCGAAGCCCAGCCGGTCGAGTGA
- a CDS encoding cupin domain-containing protein produces the protein MGYDTAAKTDTESVVPEEWGGMWFLKEELETDELGISILELEPEGKGKEHDETNTGQEEVYYVVSGPVEIELPDSSDTVSLDTDEVIRLDSDETRQIYNRGDERAKLVLVGAPL, from the coding sequence ATGGGCTACGACACCGCAGCCAAAACGGATACTGAATCGGTCGTTCCGGAGGAGTGGGGTGGCATGTGGTTCCTCAAGGAGGAACTCGAAACGGATGAACTCGGTATTTCGATCCTGGAACTCGAGCCCGAAGGGAAGGGAAAAGAACACGATGAAACCAATACCGGGCAGGAGGAAGTATACTACGTGGTCTCCGGGCCAGTCGAGATCGAACTGCCCGACTCGAGCGATACGGTATCGCTCGACACGGACGAAGTGATCCGTCTCGATTCCGACGAGACGCGCCAGATCTACAACCGAGGCGACGAACGTGCGAAACTCGTACTGGTCGGCGCGCCGCTGTAG
- a CDS encoding helix-turn-helix domain-containing protein produces MATIAEFTVGGDDFPLGSIFEELPTVTVELDRLVPTNKTILPYFWVWGRDMERVADVIADQPEILSVTIVDELEGGGLFRAVWDEQKEGILTAIAESDVVLTRGEGTGERGKWVFEFRVESLDSLSEFQQYCREHDIDLTLNRLFTLAEMQTGGKYNLTSEQHEALVLAFNEGYYNDPRETNLEELAEMLGITRPSVTSRLHRGYRNLIGSTLIHTKGGD; encoded by the coding sequence ATGGCCACCATCGCAGAATTCACCGTCGGTGGCGACGACTTTCCACTCGGATCGATCTTTGAAGAGCTGCCGACCGTCACCGTAGAACTCGACCGCCTCGTCCCGACGAACAAGACAATTCTCCCATACTTCTGGGTGTGGGGAAGAGATATGGAACGCGTCGCGGATGTAATCGCGGATCAGCCCGAAATCCTCTCGGTTACGATCGTGGACGAATTGGAGGGCGGCGGGCTATTCCGGGCCGTGTGGGACGAGCAGAAAGAGGGTATTTTGACCGCAATTGCCGAGTCCGACGTGGTGTTGACGAGGGGCGAGGGGACAGGTGAACGCGGCAAGTGGGTATTCGAGTTCCGAGTCGAAAGCCTCGATTCTCTCTCCGAGTTCCAACAGTACTGTCGAGAGCACGACATCGACTTAACCCTCAATCGTCTCTTCACGCTCGCCGAAATGCAAACCGGGGGCAAGTATAACCTCACATCGGAGCAACACGAAGCGTTAGTATTGGCGTTCAACGAGGGATATTACAACGATCCCAGAGAGACGAACCTCGAAGAGCTTGCCGAGATGCTCGGCATTACGCGTCCGTCGGTAACATCCCGACTCCATCGCGGCTATCGGAACCTGATCGGAAGTACGCTCATCCACACAAAGGGCGGGGATTGA
- the cofD gene encoding 2-phospho-L-lactate transferase, whose translation MVTFLSGGTGTPKLLDGAAAAFSPEETTVVANTGDDIELGGLIVSPDVDTLLFQGGGVLDRETWWGIDGDTHRTNSALMDIAEAAGLSTGPQYLPEEKQTESRRLANWRRFSGVAEFMTIGDRDRAIHITRTSLIDEGQLLDEVTQRLAGAFGLTIDLIPMSNDPVASLVHTDRGLMHFQEYWIGHNGEPTVNTVEFRGSSEAEPAPGVLNALEETVVIGPSNPVTSIGPMLALPGVADALAQTTVVAVSPFLGDEAFSGPAKNLMDAVNAEPNTEGLATAYPFADVFVIDDDDDAHFDRPTVRTDIEINSREDANRVIRAVQSAIARVS comes from the coding sequence ATGGTAACCTTCCTCTCCGGGGGCACAGGGACGCCGAAGCTGTTAGACGGTGCAGCTGCCGCGTTCTCGCCGGAGGAGACCACGGTCGTCGCCAATACGGGCGACGACATCGAACTCGGCGGACTCATCGTTTCGCCGGACGTCGATACGCTGCTGTTCCAGGGTGGTGGTGTTCTCGATCGGGAGACGTGGTGGGGAATCGACGGTGATACGCATCGAACCAACTCGGCGCTGATGGACATCGCTGAGGCCGCGGGTCTCTCAACGGGACCGCAGTATCTTCCCGAGGAGAAGCAAACCGAGAGCCGACGGCTCGCGAACTGGCGACGGTTCTCTGGCGTCGCCGAATTTATGACGATCGGCGACCGCGACCGAGCCATCCACATCACGCGGACGAGTCTCATAGACGAGGGCCAGCTGCTCGACGAGGTAACTCAGCGCCTCGCCGGCGCGTTCGGACTGACCATCGATCTGATTCCGATGAGCAATGATCCTGTCGCCAGCCTCGTTCATACGGATCGGGGCCTCATGCACTTTCAGGAATACTGGATCGGCCACAATGGCGAGCCGACCGTCAACACCGTCGAGTTCCGGGGCTCTTCGGAAGCCGAACCCGCACCGGGCGTGCTCAACGCGCTCGAGGAGACCGTCGTCATCGGCCCTTCGAACCCGGTCACCAGCATCGGTCCGATGCTCGCGCTGCCGGGCGTAGCAGACGCACTCGCTCAAACGACCGTCGTCGCCGTCTCGCCATTCCTCGGCGACGAAGCATTCTCCGGGCCGGCAAAGAATCTCATGGATGCGGTCAACGCTGAACCGAATACTGAGGGGCTGGCCACGGCTTATCCGTTCGCGGATGTATTCGTGATCGACGACGACGACGATGCTCACTTCGACCGGCCGACTGTCCGTACCGACATCGAAATCAACTCCCGCGAGGATGCAAACCGCGTAATTCGCGCGGTCCAGAGTGCCATCGCGCGCGTGAGCTGA
- a CDS encoding DUF447 domain-containing protein translates to MSDDRDVRSGDRTGCGDSVAEDGSAEWPVPLSGVTETVVTTLGPNGLWNAAALGLHAGNTVTARTWGNTRTRRNFHRRGEGYVQFVDDPVVFVDAALSIIERDEPTLESPCAWVRVAVERVDAGTEGGTDWEEWTLHPLESSVERETVPTINRGFGAVVEATVAASRLDVDDYDEADLRDRLAYCATVVDRTGGSRDREALEHVREYSSW, encoded by the coding sequence ATGAGCGACGATCGTGATGTGCGATCAGGCGATCGAACTGGATGTGGCGACAGCGTCGCCGAGGACGGATCGGCCGAGTGGCCGGTCCCGCTCTCCGGCGTCACCGAAACGGTCGTGACGACGCTCGGTCCGAACGGGCTGTGGAACGCAGCCGCACTCGGCCTCCACGCAGGAAATACCGTTACTGCACGAACGTGGGGGAACACTCGTACCCGTCGGAACTTCCACCGCCGAGGCGAAGGCTACGTGCAATTCGTCGACGACCCCGTCGTCTTCGTCGACGCCGCGCTCTCGATCATCGAGCGCGACGAACCGACCCTCGAGTCACCCTGCGCCTGGGTTCGCGTAGCCGTCGAACGGGTCGACGCCGGGACCGAGGGCGGAACCGACTGGGAAGAGTGGACACTTCACCCCCTCGAGTCGTCGGTCGAGCGCGAGACCGTCCCGACGATCAACCGCGGATTCGGCGCCGTCGTCGAGGCGACCGTCGCCGCATCGCGACTCGACGTCGACGACTACGACGAGGCCGACCTTCGTGACCGTCTGGCATACTGCGCTACGGTCGTCGACCGGACCGGCGGGTCTCGCGACCGCGAGGCACTCGAGCACGTACGTGAGTACTCTTCGTGGTGA